A window of the Ignisphaera sp. genome harbors these coding sequences:
- a CDS encoding PH domain-containing protein, which yields MRLRRSHILLLTMMLVVIALILVVVCIAFVTHFHVVAIILGLVPAIIVAITLIPLLRHFMDIPIDIEVDFKNRKVITKTRRGTKEYTYNSIECVRTGRYLSVRVFGLGFPGIAVGLFTSIDGSTVYAYTDTKLSLLVETVDGKKYLFWLPENLRYLCRGVE from the coding sequence TTGCGTTTAAGGCGTTCTCATATACTATTGCTAACAATGATGCTGGTGGTTATAGCCCTTATTCTAGTAGTAGTGTGTATAGCATTTGTAACGCATTTCCACGTAGTTGCAATTATACTTGGATTAGTTCCTGCAATTATTGTAGCAATTACATTGATACCTCTACTACGCCATTTCATGGACATTCCCATAGACATAGAAGTAGATTTTAAGAATAGAAAAGTTATCACTAAGACTAGGCGTGGTACTAAAGAGTATACTTACAATAGCATTGAATGTGTGAGAACGGGTAGATACCTTAGTGTGAGGGTGTTTGGCTTGGGCTTCCCTGGAATCGCTGTCGGCCTATTCACTTCTATAGATGGCTCTACCGTCTATGCGTATACCGATACTAAGCTAAGTCTTTTGGTAGAGACTGTTGATGGTAAGAAGTATTTGTTTTGGCTTCCAGAAAACCTTAGGTATCTGTGTAGAGGTGTAGAATAG